Proteins encoded in a region of the Homo sapiens chromosome 20, GRCh38.p14 Primary Assembly genome:
- the JPH2 gene encoding junctophilin-2 isoform 2 (isoform 2 is encoded by transcript variant 2), with the protein MSGGRFDFDDGGAYCGGWEGGKAHGHGLCTGPKGQGEYSGSWNFGFEVAGVYTWPSGNTFEGYWSQGKRHGLGIETKGRWLYKGEWTHGFKGRYGIRQSSSSGAKYEGTWNNGLQDGYGTETYADGGMC; encoded by the exons TGAGTGGGGGCCGCTTCGACTTTGATGATGGAGGGGCGTACTGCGGGGGCTGGGAGGGGGGAAAGGCCCATGGGCATGGACTGTGCACAGGCCCCAAGGGCCAGGGCGAATACTCTGGCTCCTGGAACTTTGGCTTTGAGGTGGCAGGTGTCTACACCTGGCCCAGCGGAAACACCTTTGAGGGATACTGGAGCCAGGGCAAACGGCATGGGCTGGGCATAGAGACCAAGGGGCGCTGGCTCTACAAGGGCGAGTGGACACATGGCTTCAAGGGACGCTACGGAATCCGGCAGAGCTCAAGCAGCGGTGCCAAGTATGAGGGCACCTGGAACAATGGCCTGCAAGACGGCTATGGCACCGAGACCTATGCTGATGGAG gGATGTGTTAA
- the JPH2 gene encoding junctophilin-2 isoform X1, with product MSGGRFDFDDGGAYCGGWEGGKAHGHGLCTGPKGQGEYSGSWNFGFEVAGVYTWPSGNTFEGYWSQGKRHGLGIETKGRWLYKGEWTHGFKGRYGIRQSSSSGAKYEGTWNNGLQDGYGTETYADGVKCYKGNSSLPNWRGQRISGW from the exons TGAGTGGGGGCCGCTTCGACTTTGATGATGGAGGGGCGTACTGCGGGGGCTGGGAGGGGGGAAAGGCCCATGGGCATGGACTGTGCACAGGCCCCAAGGGCCAGGGCGAATACTCTGGCTCCTGGAACTTTGGCTTTGAGGTGGCAGGTGTCTACACCTGGCCCAGCGGAAACACCTTTGAGGGATACTGGAGCCAGGGCAAACGGCATGGGCTGGGCATAGAGACCAAGGGGCGCTGGCTCTACAAGGGCGAGTGGACACATGGCTTCAAGGGACGCTACGGAATCCGGCAGAGCTCAAGCAGCGGTGCCAAGTATGAGGGCACCTGGAACAATGGCCTGCAAGACGGCTATGGCACCGAGACCTATGCTGATGGAG TCAAATGCTACAAAGGAAACAGCAGTCTTCCAAACTGGAGAGGACAACGCATTAGTGGATGGTGA